The proteins below come from a single Osmia lignaria lignaria isolate PbOS001 unplaced genomic scaffold, iyOsmLign1 scaffold0218, whole genome shotgun sequence genomic window:
- the LOC143308227 gene encoding LOW QUALITY PROTEIN: NADH-ubiquinone oxidoreductase chain 1-like (The sequence of the model RefSeq protein was modified relative to this genomic sequence to represent the inferred CDS: substituted 2 bases at 2 genomic stop codons): FKFGLVFLFLILSLRVYPTIIIGXSSNSIYAILGCLRSISQSISFEVRLFFIFFVIIIFIERFSLETFIKFQFNVKFIFFFFPLYFILIIRIIIELNRAPFDLIEGESELVSGFNVEYYRGRFSLIFIAEYIIILFIRLIISIIFFNFNYSIFTLLIILYHNFFFIXIRRIIPRIRYDELIYIC, encoded by the coding sequence tttaaatttggattggtatttttatttttaatattaagtttaagagtttatccaactataataataggatgatcatctaattcaatttatgcaatattagggtgtttacgatctatttctcaatctatttcttttgaagtgagattattttttatattttttgttattataatatttattgagagattttctttagaaacatttattaaatttcaatttaatgtaaaatttattttttttttttttcctttatattttatattaattattagaataataattgaattgaatcggGCTCCTTTTGATTTAATTGAGGGGGAGTCTGAATTAGTTTCAGGATTTAATGTTGAATATTATAGGGggagattttctttaatttttatagctgaatatataataattttatttataagattgattatatcaattattttttttaattttaattattcaatttttactttattaataattttatatcataattttttttttatttgaattcgaagaattatacctcgaattcgatatgatgaattaatatatatatgttga